The sequence AAAGCCTGCATTTCATGGTAACAGAGCCTCTGTTATAACCAAACAGAGCCTACATTTCATCTCACAATAGATAGTTCTACCGGCAAGTCTGAAAAAAACTGAAAGCGCTGAAAGCACTACCCCTTGCCTACAATACCTTCCTGCAAGGGTCAATATGTTCCGGTTTCAGCCGCTATCTCCTTCCTGCAAAGCGTTTGCGGGTAAAACTGAAACGGCTGAAAGCAGATTATGGTATGAAAATTCAATAAGATATATGATTAGGTCTATATTAATGCCGGAATTAAATTGTTTAGGACTATACATGGAATGGCGGACAGAAAATTCTTTCTTTGCAGGATTGCGAAGAGTTGGCTCTATCCCCACTAAATTTCTACTGTGCCATTATATCGGAATTCGGGGTCAGTAGAAAAATAGTACGATTTGTTTCAAGATGTTTCATTTGCTTGAAACACTTTGTTTCAAGGCGTGAAATTTTTAAAATGACTGTTTACAATAGGAAAATAGGCGGTGATAGGTGATAGATGAGGTGACAGGTTAGTGACAACCTATCACCGCTCTGTAAATACGATGAATAGGGAGTTTCAGAAAGATGGTGATAGGATGAAAGAGGATTTTCGTTTTTATGTATGAGAGAGCCGTGTACTCATTGACTGAATTCTCTGACATTTGCTTGCGGATGTCAGAGAATTTTGCGAATACGGAATATTGTATGTAGCCTGCCTTGTTCACGTTCACGATTCAAAATAACTTCATCTCTTGATAACGTATACCCACTAAGTTTCTACTGATCCCGGAATTCTGGGATCATGAATCATATTAATAACCTCCTATATTATTTATTCATTGCCTTCATATTTATTCCACTGTCGCCAACGTCAATATACTAATCCGTATTCCCTCCACATTCACCAGACAAGAAGCACATGCCAGCGTAGTAGAACCGGTGGTCAATACATCGTCAACGATCAGTATGTGTTTCCCTACAAGTGCTCCGGGACGTTGAAGTTCAAAGATACCTTCCACATTATCCCGACGTTCAAGTATGGATTTGTGTGTTTGTGTTTCCGTATTTTTCTTACGCAATATGGATTCTGTATCTATGGGGATTCCTGTTACAGCAGTGATTCCACGGGCAATCCATTCGCTCTGATTATAACCGCGAATTTGCAGTTTTTTCTTGTGAAGCGGTATAGGGATTATGACATCAATTCCTTGAAAAAAGTGGGAAGATAAAAGTTCTGCTGCCATATACCGCCCCATAATTGCACCGATTTCCTTCTGTCCACCATATTTCAAACGATGAAGAATCAGCCGAAAGTCACTTCCTTTCTCATAAAAGAAAAAGGAAGTAGCCCGTTCCAAAGGAATTTGTCCCCAGAAAAGCCGTTCCACCGGATTATTTTTTCGAAGATGATAGTTCGTACGAGGTAGTTTGATATTGCATACCGTACAAATACATTCCTCTCCCTTTGCTAACGGTCGGCCGCAAACAACACAGCAACGGGGAAACAGTAAAGATAAAAAAGAACTAAGCCAGTCTTTTACAAGAAGTGTGTGTCTCATAGTAATAGAGATTTTAAAGTTGCAATACCACTTACATATTCAATGGAGGGACTTCTGCCAAAAGTTTCTGAAAGAAAGAATGCAGAATTCCGTTCGTTGCAATAATATGGTGGCCTTCCATGAAATTATCTTC comes from Bacteroides sp. AN502(2024) and encodes:
- a CDS encoding ComF family protein, translating into MRHTLLVKDWLSSFLSLLFPRCCVVCGRPLAKGEECICTVCNIKLPRTNYHLRKNNPVERLFWGQIPLERATSFFFYEKGSDFRLILHRLKYGGQKEIGAIMGRYMAAELLSSHFFQGIDVIIPIPLHKKKLQIRGYNQSEWIARGITAVTGIPIDTESILRKKNTETQTHKSILERRDNVEGIFELQRPGALVGKHILIVDDVLTTGSTTLACASCLVNVEGIRISILTLATVE